In a genomic window of Halobiforma lacisalsi AJ5:
- a CDS encoding dihydroorotase, translating into MVEQTADLRVTNARVVTPNGTINGGVAATDGTIVGVGTESNLPEADREIDADGNYLIPGFIDPHVHWGLSRYEYEYHEGLEHDFETETRGAVHGGVTTVVNFLLQKEPYLPDMDFFKRAGEENSYIDFAYHAIVHQDHHVEEIEGLAEEGIRSYKVFFNWYKNASPELGIDHSNAGGVYKVLDKVSDIPNGVVMFHAENEDLATERRKELKEEGRNDLKAWSESAPNICEAMQIEQIGRLTEYTDSRAYIVHMSTAEGVDICKRFQEQGVNLHAETLPAFLSHTYEQEDLGVWGKISPPLRGEESKKRLWEGLRNGVVDYVGTDHCPHKIEFKEKEEGKHGDIWDAIPGDNNGIEYFLPVMMSEGVNKNRISMERLVEVCSTNNAKRWGLYPRKGAIAEGSDADMVIVDLDKSAVVDDDFYHTMEPRYSTFHGEELTGLPTHTIVGGEVVVEDGELRTDPGGRNYLPRGPEGVELE; encoded by the coding sequence ATGGTCGAACAGACTGCAGACCTGCGTGTGACGAATGCGCGAGTCGTCACGCCGAACGGCACCATCAACGGCGGCGTAGCAGCGACCGACGGCACCATCGTCGGCGTCGGAACCGAGTCGAACCTCCCCGAAGCGGACCGGGAGATCGACGCCGACGGCAACTACCTGATCCCGGGCTTCATCGATCCCCACGTCCACTGGGGACTCTCGCGGTACGAGTACGAGTACCACGAGGGTCTCGAGCACGACTTCGAGACCGAGACGCGGGGGGCGGTCCACGGCGGCGTCACGACCGTCGTCAACTTCCTCCTGCAGAAGGAGCCGTACCTGCCGGACATGGACTTCTTCAAGCGCGCGGGCGAGGAGAACTCCTACATCGACTTCGCCTACCACGCGATCGTCCACCAGGACCACCACGTCGAGGAGATCGAGGGGCTGGCCGAGGAGGGGATCCGCTCGTACAAGGTCTTCTTCAACTGGTACAAGAACGCCTCCCCGGAACTGGGCATCGACCACTCCAACGCGGGCGGCGTCTACAAGGTCCTCGACAAGGTCTCGGACATCCCGAACGGCGTCGTGATGTTCCACGCCGAGAACGAGGACCTCGCGACCGAGCGCCGGAAGGAACTCAAGGAGGAGGGCCGCAACGACCTGAAAGCCTGGAGCGAGTCGGCACCGAACATCTGCGAGGCGATGCAGATCGAACAGATCGGCCGCCTCACCGAGTACACCGACTCGAGGGCCTACATCGTCCACATGAGTACGGCCGAGGGGGTCGACATCTGCAAGCGGTTCCAGGAGCAGGGCGTCAACCTCCACGCTGAGACGCTGCCGGCCTTCCTCTCCCATACCTACGAGCAGGAGGACCTCGGCGTCTGGGGCAAGATCTCGCCGCCACTGCGGGGCGAGGAGAGCAAAAAGCGCCTCTGGGAGGGGCTGCGTAACGGCGTCGTCGACTACGTCGGCACCGACCACTGCCCACACAAGATCGAGTTCAAGGAGAAGGAGGAGGGGAAACACGGCGACATCTGGGACGCGATCCCCGGCGACAACAACGGCATCGAGTACTTCCTCCCCGTGATGATGAGCGAGGGGGTCAACAAGAACCGCATCAGCATGGAGCGACTCGTCGAGGTCTGTTCGACCAACAACGCCAAGCGCTGGGGACTGTACCCGCGCAAGGGCGCGATCGCGGAGGGGTCGGACGCCGACATGGTCATCGTCGACCTCGACAAGAGCGCGGTCGTCGACGACGACTTCTATCACACGATGGAGCCTCGCTACTCGACGTTCCACGGCGAGGAACTGACCGGGCTGCCGACCCACACGATCGTCGGCGGCGAGGTCGTCGTCGAGGACGGCGAACTCCGGACCGACCCGGGCGGCAGGAACTACCTCCCGCGCGGTCCCGAAGGCGTCGAACTCGAGTGA
- a CDS encoding (2Fe-2S)-binding protein yields MSTDATGDYDERVTEEITVTVNGEEVTAEVEPRLKLSDFLRNECGLNGVRVGCEHGVCGACTVEQDGRTVKSCLSYAVQADGAEIETVEGLTDEAENEDGSLHPIQEAFHESHALQCGFCTSGFVMATKELLEENPDPTREEIEEGLADNICRCTGYQNIYEAVERAAEEMRE; encoded by the coding sequence ATGAGTACCGATGCCACGGGTGATTATGACGAGCGAGTCACGGAAGAGATCACCGTGACAGTCAACGGCGAGGAGGTCACCGCCGAGGTCGAGCCACGGCTCAAACTCTCCGATTTCCTCCGTAACGAGTGCGGACTCAACGGCGTACGGGTCGGCTGCGAGCACGGGGTCTGCGGCGCCTGCACCGTCGAACAGGACGGCCGGACCGTCAAGAGCTGTCTCTCCTACGCGGTCCAGGCCGACGGCGCGGAGATCGAGACCGTCGAGGGACTGACCGACGAGGCCGAGAACGAGGACGGCTCACTGCACCCGATCCAGGAGGCGTTCCACGAGAGTCACGCCCTCCAGTGTGGGTTCTGCACGAGCGGGTTCGTGATGGCCACGAAGGAACTGCTCGAGGAGAACCCCGATCCGACCCGCGAGGAGATCGAGGAGGGGCTGGCCGACAACATCTGTCGCTGTACCGGCTACCAGAACATCTACGAGGCCGTCGAGCGGGCGGCCGAAGAGATGAGGGAGTAA